A genome region from Diorhabda carinulata isolate Delta chromosome 2, icDioCari1.1, whole genome shotgun sequence includes the following:
- the LOC130903998 gene encoding COP9 signalosome complex subunit 1 isoform X2, producing the protein MLFLQNAVEPMQVDAPPEDNDNNEEDNYIVENPTLDLDVYANSYVGLAKLYRLIYIIDHCPSLKLEALKIAIAYVTDTYNVNLYQVLHQKLAEITTALNVPDVAAPSTSQDIPAIDNMWMETKSKKAAFKLEKLDNDLKNYKSNSIKESIRRGHDDLGDHYLDCGDLSNALKCYSRARDYCTSGKHVVNMCLNVIKVSVYLQNWSHVLSYVSKAESTPDFSETQSKDSNQIILTKLKCAAGLAELATKKYKSAAKHFLQANIDHCEFPELLSPNNVAMYGGLCALATFDRHELQKNVIFSSSFKLFLELEPQLRDIIFKFYESKYASCLKLLDEIKDNLLLDMYIAPHVNILYTQIRNRALIQYFSPYLSADMHKMALAFNRTVPALEDELMQLILDGQIQARIDSHNKILFAKDVDQRSTTFEKSLLMGKEYQRRTRMLILRAAVLKNKIHVKSPQREAGQTGEITVVPF; encoded by the coding sequence atgttatttttacaGAATGCAGTAGAACCTATGCAAGTAGACGCGCCACCAGAAGACAATGATAACAATGAAGAAGATAACTATATTGTAGAAAATCCAACATTAGATTTGGACGTTTATGCAAACAGCTACGTAGGATTGGCAAAGTTGTACCGGCTTATTTATATAATAGATCATTGCCCTTCCCTTAAATTAGAGGCACTTAAAATAGCAATAGCATATGTAACAGATACATACAATGTAAACTTGTATCAAGTTTTACATCAAAAACTAGCTGAGATAACTACAGCTTTGAACGTTCCTGATGTAGCAGCCCCTTCTACATCCCAAGATATACCTGCCATAGATAATATGTGGATGGAAACGAAGTCAAAAAAAGCAGCATTTAAGCTAGAAAAATTGGATAATGAtctaaaaaattacaaatcaaattcaattaaagAAAGTATTAGAAGAGGACATGATGACTTAGGTGACCATTATTTGGATTGTGGTGATCTATCTAACGCTCTAAAATGTTATTCAAGGGCTAGAGACTACTGTACTAGTGGAAAACATGTTGTTAATATGTGTCTGAATGTTATAAAAGTATCTGTATATTTGCAGAATTGGTCTCATGTATTAAGTTATGTTTCTAAAGCGGAGAGTACACCCGATTTCTCGGAAACTCAGTCTAAGGATTCCAACCAAATCATATTGACAAAATTGAAATGTGCGGCAGGACTTGCAGAACTAGCAACAAAGAAATACAAATCTGCCGCTAAGCATTTCCTTCAAGCAAATATAGATCATTGTGAATTTCCAGAATTACTTTCTCCAAATAATGTTGCCATGTATGGGGGTCTGTGTGCACTAGCAACATTTGATAGGCACgagttacaaaaaaatgttatttttagtagttcttttaaactgtttttagaATTAGAACCACAACTAcgtgatataattttcaaattttatgaatcAAAATATGCCTCCTGTTTAAAACTATTAGATGAAATTAAGGACAACTTACTCCTCGATATGTACATTGCTCCTCatgttaatattttgtatacgCAAATTAGGAACAGGGCGTTAATCCAATATTTTAGCCCTTATTTATCTGCTGATATGCACAAAATGGCTTTAGCCTTCAACAGAACCGTGCCTGCTCTGGAAGATGAACTAATGCAACTTATCTTAGATGGACAAATTCAAGCTAGGATTGATTCTCacaataaaattctttttgCTAAAGATGTGGATCAACGTAGTACTACTTTTGAGAAAAGTTTGTTGATGGGGAAAGAGTATCAGAGAAGAACTAGAATGTTAATTTTAAGAGCCgcagttttaaaaaataaaatccatgTCAAG
- the LOC130903998 gene encoding COP9 signalosome complex subunit 1 isoform X3, whose translation MAQNAVEPMQVDAPPEDNDNNEEDNYIVENPTLDLDVYANSYVGLAKLYRLIYIIDHCPSLKLEALKIAIAYVTDTYNVNLYQVLHQKLAEITTALNVPDVAAPSTSQDIPAIDNMWMETKSKKAAFKLEKLDNDLKNYKSNSIKESIRRGHDDLGDHYLDCGDLSNALKCYSRARDYCTSGKHVVNMCLNVIKVSVYLQNWSHVLSYVSKAESTPDFSETQSKDSNQIILTKLKCAAGLAELATKKYKSAAKHFLQANIDHCEFPELLSPNNVAMYGGLCALATFDRHELQKNVIFSSSFKLFLELEPQLRDIIFKFYESKYASCLKLLDEIKDNLLLDMYIAPHVNILYTQIRNRALIQYFSPYLSADMHKMALAFNRTVPALEDELMQLILDGQIQARIDSHNKILFAKDVDQRSTTFEKSLLMGKEYQRRTRMLILRAAVLKNKIHVKSPQREAGQTGEITVVPF comes from the exons ATGGCACAG AATGCAGTAGAACCTATGCAAGTAGACGCGCCACCAGAAGACAATGATAACAATGAAGAAGATAACTATATTGTAGAAAATCCAACATTAGATTTGGACGTTTATGCAAACAGCTACGTAGGATTGGCAAAGTTGTACCGGCTTATTTATATAATAGATCATTGCCCTTCCCTTAAATTAGAGGCACTTAAAATAGCAATAGCATATGTAACAGATACATACAATGTAAACTTGTATCAAGTTTTACATCAAAAACTAGCTGAGATAACTACAGCTTTGAACGTTCCTGATGTAGCAGCCCCTTCTACATCCCAAGATATACCTGCCATAGATAATATGTGGATGGAAACGAAGTCAAAAAAAGCAGCATTTAAGCTAGAAAAATTGGATAATGAtctaaaaaattacaaatcaaattcaattaaagAAAGTATTAGAAGAGGACATGATGACTTAGGTGACCATTATTTGGATTGTGGTGATCTATCTAACGCTCTAAAATGTTATTCAAGGGCTAGAGACTACTGTACTAGTGGAAAACATGTTGTTAATATGTGTCTGAATGTTATAAAAGTATCTGTATATTTGCAGAATTGGTCTCATGTATTAAGTTATGTTTCTAAAGCGGAGAGTACACCCGATTTCTCGGAAACTCAGTCTAAGGATTCCAACCAAATCATATTGACAAAATTGAAATGTGCGGCAGGACTTGCAGAACTAGCAACAAAGAAATACAAATCTGCCGCTAAGCATTTCCTTCAAGCAAATATAGATCATTGTGAATTTCCAGAATTACTTTCTCCAAATAATGTTGCCATGTATGGGGGTCTGTGTGCACTAGCAACATTTGATAGGCACgagttacaaaaaaatgttatttttagtagttcttttaaactgtttttagaATTAGAACCACAACTAcgtgatataattttcaaattttatgaatcAAAATATGCCTCCTGTTTAAAACTATTAGATGAAATTAAGGACAACTTACTCCTCGATATGTACATTGCTCCTCatgttaatattttgtatacgCAAATTAGGAACAGGGCGTTAATCCAATATTTTAGCCCTTATTTATCTGCTGATATGCACAAAATGGCTTTAGCCTTCAACAGAACCGTGCCTGCTCTGGAAGATGAACTAATGCAACTTATCTTAGATGGACAAATTCAAGCTAGGATTGATTCTCacaataaaattctttttgCTAAAGATGTGGATCAACGTAGTACTACTTTTGAGAAAAGTTTGTTGATGGGGAAAGAGTATCAGAGAAGAACTAGAATGTTAATTTTAAGAGCCgcagttttaaaaaataaaatccatgTCAAG
- the LOC130903998 gene encoding COP9 signalosome complex subunit 1 isoform X1, producing MAQNAVEPMQVDAPPEDNDNNEEDNYIVENPTLDLDVYANSYVGLAKLYRLIYIIDHCPSLKLEALKIAIAYVTDTYNVNLYQVLHQKLAEITTALNVPDVAAPSTSQDIPAIDNMWMETKSKKAAFKLEKLDNDLKNYKSNSIKESIRRGHDDLGDHYLDCGDLSNALKCYSRARDYCTSGKHVVNMCLNVIKVSVYLQNWSHVLSYVSKAESTPDFSETQSKDSNQIILTKLKCAAGLAELATKKYKSAAKHFLQANIDHCEFPELLSPNNVAMYGGLCALATFDRHELQKNVIFSSSFKLFLELEPQLRDIIFKFYESKYASCLKLLDEIKDNLLLDMYIAPHVNILYTQIRNRALIQYFSPYLSADMHKMALAFNRTVPALEDELMQLILDGQIQARIDSHNKILFAKDVDQRSTTFEKSLLMGKEYQRRTRMLILRAAVLKNKIHVKVSLFNVSVTFLLVFLCKQNVYKDIIKQILIKIL from the exons ATGGCACAG AATGCAGTAGAACCTATGCAAGTAGACGCGCCACCAGAAGACAATGATAACAATGAAGAAGATAACTATATTGTAGAAAATCCAACATTAGATTTGGACGTTTATGCAAACAGCTACGTAGGATTGGCAAAGTTGTACCGGCTTATTTATATAATAGATCATTGCCCTTCCCTTAAATTAGAGGCACTTAAAATAGCAATAGCATATGTAACAGATACATACAATGTAAACTTGTATCAAGTTTTACATCAAAAACTAGCTGAGATAACTACAGCTTTGAACGTTCCTGATGTAGCAGCCCCTTCTACATCCCAAGATATACCTGCCATAGATAATATGTGGATGGAAACGAAGTCAAAAAAAGCAGCATTTAAGCTAGAAAAATTGGATAATGAtctaaaaaattacaaatcaaattcaattaaagAAAGTATTAGAAGAGGACATGATGACTTAGGTGACCATTATTTGGATTGTGGTGATCTATCTAACGCTCTAAAATGTTATTCAAGGGCTAGAGACTACTGTACTAGTGGAAAACATGTTGTTAATATGTGTCTGAATGTTATAAAAGTATCTGTATATTTGCAGAATTGGTCTCATGTATTAAGTTATGTTTCTAAAGCGGAGAGTACACCCGATTTCTCGGAAACTCAGTCTAAGGATTCCAACCAAATCATATTGACAAAATTGAAATGTGCGGCAGGACTTGCAGAACTAGCAACAAAGAAATACAAATCTGCCGCTAAGCATTTCCTTCAAGCAAATATAGATCATTGTGAATTTCCAGAATTACTTTCTCCAAATAATGTTGCCATGTATGGGGGTCTGTGTGCACTAGCAACATTTGATAGGCACgagttacaaaaaaatgttatttttagtagttcttttaaactgtttttagaATTAGAACCACAACTAcgtgatataattttcaaattttatgaatcAAAATATGCCTCCTGTTTAAAACTATTAGATGAAATTAAGGACAACTTACTCCTCGATATGTACATTGCTCCTCatgttaatattttgtatacgCAAATTAGGAACAGGGCGTTAATCCAATATTTTAGCCCTTATTTATCTGCTGATATGCACAAAATGGCTTTAGCCTTCAACAGAACCGTGCCTGCTCTGGAAGATGAACTAATGCAACTTATCTTAGATGGACAAATTCAAGCTAGGATTGATTCTCacaataaaattctttttgCTAAAGATGTGGATCAACGTAGTACTACTTTTGAGAAAAGTTTGTTGATGGGGAAAGAGTATCAGAGAAGAACTAGAATGTTAATTTTAAGAGCCgcagttttaaaaaataaaatccatgTCAAGGTAAGTTTATTTAATGTTTCTGTTacatttttacttgtttttcttTGCAAACAAAATGTCTACAAGGatataattaaacaaatattaatcaaaattctCTGA